A stretch of DNA from Deinococcus radiopugnans ATCC 19172:
GGACAATGCCCAGTGCGCCGTCGCTGAAAAACTGTTCGCGGGTCTGGCGGAACATGTCGTGCGGGTCCTCGCGCAGATTCCAGTCATCCTCGTGCGGTTCGGGAATTGCCGGGCCGCCTGCCGGGGTGGGGCGCTGCATCTGCCGCCTGGCCCAGCGGCGGCGCTTGTTCCCGGCCCTCAGGAACAGGAAGCCGCCGACGATCAGCAGCGGCAGCAGAAAGCCGGGGCCGCCGTGGGGGTGGCCGGAGCTGGGGCCATAGCCATACGGTGTCTGGATCATGGGCGTGGACTGGGCCTGCGGGCCGGGGGTATAAATGATGACATCCATGGGTGTTTCTCCTGTCGCAGAAGGTGGGCCATGCGGCGCGGCGCGGTTGAGTGCTTTGAAATAGAAGGTAGGTTCAGGTGCGTGAAGCGCACGGGGAGGGAATGTGAATCCTGCGTGAACGGCGCGGGTGGATGACCGGCAGATGGCGGGGGAACCTGGCAAATATCACTATCAGCGCAATAGAGGGGCATGATCGGCGCCTTCACCGAACTCTTCTTGTGCGTCAAACCGCCCTCCCCAAGGCGCTGTCGAGGGTGCCGGACGCCCCCCGAAACCGGCGGAAGCCCGACACTCCCGTAGGGTCCGGGACCCCGCCGCCGGTCCTGCCCAAAGAGAACCTCGCAT
This window harbors:
- a CDS encoding SHOCT domain-containing protein, giving the protein MDVIIYTPGPQAQSTPMIQTPYGYGPSSGHPHGGPGFLLPLLIVGGFLFLRAGNKRRRWARRQMQRPTPAGGPAIPEPHEDDWNLREDPHDMFRQTREQFFSDGALGIVRERYARGEINADEYETLRRTLSGEGERQGPDLSKPDSGDDGLKL